A region from the Pseudopipra pipra isolate bDixPip1 chromosome 8, bDixPip1.hap1, whole genome shotgun sequence genome encodes:
- the ADO gene encoding 2-aminoethanethiol dioxygenase — translation MPRDNMASLIQRVARQAGLTFRSPAGPAFGENLHRLQQLLDEVRAEDLHLAPRGPSAAAAAAAGGGPPWAGVVPPVSYMHICETENFSMGVFLLRSGACIPLHDHPGMNGMLKVLYGTLRIACMDTLPAGAAAAPPPPAAGSGPCLRALFRSRQHYTPASPPCLLSPHTDNLHQIDAVDGPAAFLDILAPPYDPQHGRDCHYYRLLEGPPAGAEPPALPREVWLVETPQAADFWCGGEPYPGPRVYL, via the coding sequence ATGCCCCGGGACAACATGGCCTCCCTGATCCAGCGGGTGGCGCGGCAGGCGGGCCTCACCTTCCGCAGCCCGGCGGGCCCGGCCTTCGGCGAGAACCTGCACCGCCTGCAGCAGTTGCTGGACGAGGTGCGCGCCGAGGACTTGCACCTGGCGCCGCGGGGGCCGtcggccgcggcggcggcggcggcgggcgggggtcCGCCGTGGGCCGGCGTGGTGCCGCCCGTCAGCTACATGCACATCTGCGAGACGGAGAACTTCAGCATGGGCGTGTTCCTACTGCGGAGCGGCGCCTGCATCCCGCTGCACGACCACCCGGGCATGAACGGCATGCTGAAGGTTCTGTACGGCACGCTGCGCATCGCCTGCATGGACACGCTGCccgccggcgccgccgccgccccgccgccccccgccgccggcTCCGGGCCCTGCCTGCGCGCCCTGTTCCGCTCCCGCCAGCACTACACGCCCGCCTCGCCGCCCTGCCTGCTCTCGCCGCACACTGACAACCTCCACCAGATCGACGCCGTGGACGGGCCCGCCGCCTTCCTCGACATCCTGGCGCCGCCCTACGACCCCCAGCACGGCCGGGACTGCCACTACTACCGGCTGCTGGAGGGGCCGCCGGCGGGCGCCGAGCCGCCCGCGCTGCCGCGGGAGGTGTGGCTGGTGGAGACCCCGCAGGCCGCCGACTTCTGGTGCGGGGGCGAGCCCTACCCCGGGCCCCGCGTCTACCTctga